From the genome of Candidatus Dormiibacterota bacterium:
GGCGCAGTTGCGGGGGCAGCCGGTGACACCGCTCTTCAGTTTGTGGGGGGTGTAGAGCCCCCAGATCATCCGCTCGAATGCGATCCCCAGCGCGGTCGAGTCACCGACCCCGAAGCGGCAGAAGTCGGTGCCGACGCAGGTCTTCACGGTGCGCACCGCCTTGCCGTAGGCGTGGCCGGAGACGATCCCGAGGTCCCGCCAGATCGCGGGGAGGTCCTCCTTGCGAACCCCCAGCAGGTCGAGGCGCTGGCCGCCGGTGACCTTGACCATGGGCACGGCGTAGCGGTCGGCCACGTCCGCGATCCGTCGCAGCTCGGCCGGGGTGGTGATGCCGCCGAACATCCGTGGGACCACGGAGAAGGTGCCGTCGCGCTGGATGTTCGCGTGCACCCGGTCGTTGATGAAGCGGGCGCTGCGGTCCTCCTCGTAGTCGCCGCACCACCACGCGTCGAGGTGGTACGAGAGCGCGATCTTGCACTTGGCGCAGCCGGTGCCGTTGCCGAGGGTCTCGAGCACCGCCTGCACCGAGCGCAGGTTCTGCGCCCAGATCTCGGCGCGCAGCGCGTGCAGCCCGAGGGGCACGCAGGCGCAGACGTGAGGCTCGGCGGAGGACGCCGAGGCCTCCACCCCGCAGCCGGCGAGCAGGGCGTCGACGATCGAGCCGCAGGAGCCGCAGGAGCCCGCCGCCCGGGTGCACCTGGTCACCTCGGCCCGGGTGGTGCAGCCCTGACCGCGGATCGCGCCGACGATCGCCGCCTTGGTGACCCCGTTGCAGCCGCAGACCACCGCCTCGTCGGCGAGGCCGGCGGCGACGCTGGTGGGCGGCTCGCCGGTGGGCGCGGCGACCAGCGAGAGCCGGTTGCCGTTCAGGGTCGAGCCGCCGGCGATCACCGCGGTGATCTGGGGGGCGGTGCTGAGGTCGCCGACCAGGATGGCGCCGCGGAGCTGGTCGTCGCGGAGCAGCACCCGCTTGTAGACCCCGGCGGCGGTGTCCTCGAGGGTGAGCAGGTCGTCGAGCTCGTCGGCGTCGACGGCGCCGGCGCTGAACACCTCGACGCCGGCGACCTTCAGGGTGGTGGCCGGGATGCCGCCGAGGAAGGCCGCGGTCACGTCGCCGCGGAGGTGGGCGGCGAGCACCCGGGCCTGGAGGTTGAGGGGGGCGACGATGCCGTAGAGCAGCCCGCGGTGCTCGGTGCACTCGCCGACCGCGAACACGTTCGGGTCGCTGGTGCGGAGCTGGTCGTCGACGGCGATGCCGCGGCCCACGGTGAGCCCGGACTCGCGGGCCAGGGCGGTCGACGGGCGGATGCCGCAGGCGACCACGACCAGGTCGGCGTCGAGGACCCGGCCGTCGCGCAGCGCGATCGCCTCGACCCGGCCGTTGCCCATGATCGAGGCGGTCTCCGCGGGCATCACCACCCGCATCCCCATCTGCTCCAGCTTGTGGCGGAGCACCCGGGCGCCCACGCCGTCGAGCTGCCGCTCCATCAGCCGGTCCATGAGGTGGATCACGCTCACCTCGACGCCGCGCTGACGGAGCCCGTAGGCGGCCTCGAGGCCGAGCAGCCCGCCGCCGATGACCACCGCGCCCTGCGACCTCGTCCCGCCCTCGATGATGTCGTCGACGTCGCGGAGGGTGCGGAAGGTGTGGACGCCGCCACGGTGGCGGCCCTCGATCGGGGGCATGACCGGGTCGGAGCCGGTCGCCAGCACGCAGACGTCGTAGGGAGTCTCGCGACCGGTGGCGTCGCGGACCAACCGCCGCTCGCGATCGAGGGCGACCACCTCGCAGCCGGCGTGCAGGGTGACCCCGTGGTCGGTGTACCAGTCCTCGTCCAGCATCGTGAGCGACTCGGGCTCGCAGGTGCCGGCGAGCACGGTGCTCAGCTTGATCCGGTCGTAGGCCGGGTGCGGCTCGGCGCCGAAGACGGTGACCTCGAAGCTCTCCCCGTCAGCGCCGGCCAGCTCCTCGAGGAGGGTGGCGGCGACCATGCCGTTGCCGATGACGACGAGACGGCGCCGAGTTCCGCCCATGGTGAGACCACCTCCTGCAATGACCGACGCCGTCCACCGTATGCGTGGGGGGAGCACGCGTCACCGGACGTCCCACCGGGGGAGGGCGTCCCGGCCGGGACGATGTCAAAGACCGACCCGACCAGTGAG
Proteins encoded in this window:
- the nirB gene encoding nitrite reductase large subunit NirB, whose amino-acid sequence is MGGTRRRLVVIGNGMVAATLLEELAGADGESFEVTVFGAEPHPAYDRIKLSTVLAGTCEPESLTMLDEDWYTDHGVTLHAGCEVVALDRERRLVRDATGRETPYDVCVLATGSDPVMPPIEGRHRGGVHTFRTLRDVDDIIEGGTRSQGAVVIGGGLLGLEAAYGLRQRGVEVSVIHLMDRLMERQLDGVGARVLRHKLEQMGMRVVMPAETASIMGNGRVEAIALRDGRVLDADLVVVACGIRPSTALARESGLTVGRGIAVDDQLRTSDPNVFAVGECTEHRGLLYGIVAPLNLQARVLAAHLRGDVTAAFLGGIPATTLKVAGVEVFSAGAVDADELDDLLTLEDTAAGVYKRVLLRDDQLRGAILVGDLSTAPQITAVIAGGSTLNGNRLSLVAAPTGEPPTSVAAGLADEAVVCGCNGVTKAAIVGAIRGQGCTTRAEVTRCTRAAGSCGSCGSIVDALLAGCGVEASASSAEPHVCACVPLGLHALRAEIWAQNLRSVQAVLETLGNGTGCAKCKIALSYHLDAWWCGDYEEDRSARFINDRVHANIQRDGTFSVVPRMFGGITTPAELRRIADVADRYAVPMVKVTGGQRLDLLGVRKEDLPAIWRDLGIVSGHAYGKAVRTVKTCVGTDFCRFGVGDSTALGIAFERMIWGLYTPHKLKSGVTGCPRNCAEVTVKDVGLVGIATGWEVYVGGAAGMSVRKGDLLSTVATPEEALRHVALFVQHYREEARYLERTYHYLQRVGVEAVRAATIDAPAAEQEALLARFARAKSRVREPWSTEGAVPRTPLQFGALPAAGAPEERELVGRAATPAHRSLEAMDRGDAMLAAAGVGVQ